The proteins below are encoded in one region of Acidobacteriota bacterium:
- a CDS encoding sigma-70 family RNA polymerase sigma factor translates to MTAVPAQNVKDAQLVTRMRARDESAVAELDAIYRSRIQHLAMRYVKTPEDAEEIAQDVLMKVYSRIDAFRGDAALSSWIYRITFNTAMSRLRSRRSASYFEVSEHDLMADVEENGGQIRRETPDWSHMADEALLRGQVRRQLARALPELPSIYRVPVILRDIQGLSTEEASARLGIKEQTLKSRLHRGRAFLRARLAEFQGGLEMHRANRSAMFAA, encoded by the coding sequence ATGACCGCCGTCCCTGCTCAGAACGTGAAGGATGCCCAGTTGGTCACGCGCATGCGTGCGCGCGACGAATCGGCAGTGGCCGAACTCGACGCGATCTACCGGTCGCGGATCCAGCATTTGGCCATGCGTTACGTCAAGACGCCGGAGGATGCTGAAGAGATCGCGCAGGACGTGCTGATGAAGGTCTACAGCCGCATCGACGCGTTTCGCGGAGATGCCGCCTTGTCGTCGTGGATCTACCGCATCACGTTCAACACCGCGATGTCGAGGCTCAGGTCCAGGCGAAGTGCGTCCTATTTCGAAGTATCCGAACACGATCTGATGGCCGATGTCGAAGAGAACGGCGGCCAGATTCGTCGTGAAACCCCGGATTGGTCGCACATGGCCGATGAGGCCCTGCTGCGCGGCCAGGTGCGCCGACAGCTGGCGCGCGCGTTGCCCGAACTGCCCAGCATCTATCGCGTGCCGGTCATTCTGCGCGACATCCAGGGGCTCTCGACCGAAGAGGCGAGCGCGAGGCTCGGCATCAAGGAACAGACCCTCAAGTCGCGGCTGCACCGTGGCCGCGCGTTTCTCCGGGCGCGCCTGGCGGAATTCCAGGGCGGGCTCGAGATGCACCGGGCGAACCGGTCGGCCATGTTCGCGGCATAG
- the lipB gene encoding lipoyl(octanoyl) transferase LipB, which yields MSSVRPLTIRRLGLVSYAEGLELQRALVARRIADEIGDELLLLQHPHVLTLGVKAGESRQHVLATPERLAELGVELHETGRGGDVTYHGPGQIVGYPILSLKPDRCDVHRYVRDLEEVMIRVTADYGFEARRIQGLTGAWVGAEKIGAIGVRIQRWVTSHGFAFNVNTDLDFFKLIVPCGISDRGVTSLRRLTGRDLPIGEAEDHLIAAFCDVFQRTPTN from the coding sequence ATGTCTTCCGTCCGTCCGCTCACCATCAGACGCCTGGGACTCGTTTCCTACGCCGAAGGCCTCGAGCTTCAGCGGGCGCTGGTCGCCAGGCGAATCGCTGACGAGATCGGTGACGAACTGCTCCTGCTGCAGCATCCGCACGTTCTGACGCTGGGCGTGAAAGCAGGGGAGAGCCGGCAGCACGTGTTGGCCACGCCTGAGAGACTTGCCGAACTGGGCGTCGAACTCCATGAGACGGGTCGCGGCGGCGATGTGACCTACCACGGCCCGGGTCAGATCGTCGGCTACCCGATTCTGAGCCTCAAGCCGGACCGGTGCGACGTGCATCGCTACGTGCGAGATCTCGAAGAGGTGATGATTCGGGTGACAGCCGACTACGGATTCGAGGCCAGGCGAATCCAGGGGCTGACTGGAGCGTGGGTGGGAGCGGAGAAGATCGGGGCGATCGGCGTCCGCATCCAGCGCTGGGTGACCAGCCACGGATTTGCTTTCAACGTGAATACCGATCTCGACTTCTTCAAACTGATTGTCCCGTGCGGAATCTCTGACCGTGGTGTGACCTCGCTGCGGCGCCTCACCGGGCGCGACCTCCCGATTGGTGAGGCGGAAGATCATTTGATCGCGGCATTCTGCGACGTCTTTCAGCGCACGCCGACAAATTGA
- a CDS encoding dihydrolipoamide acetyltransferase family protein codes for MSDVVMPQMGESIAEGTIVRWIKKVGDRVDRDEPLFEISTDKVDAEIPSPSAGVLLEVRAKEGETVPVNAVVAVIGEVGAVVATAPVKATQVPPPSPAPAPVPAAAPGPAATVAPAVVAAEPAASTGAGLSGDELRRIKSSPLVRKIAGEHNVDITTIPGTGLGGRVTKQDILAHISKAPGDATGVAPAAAPRAAPATPHLPAFKPGDNVQVVPMSVMRKKIAEHMVYSKRTSAHVHSVFEVDYTRIVKIREAKKAEYERQGVKLTFMSFLMKAAVDALKAVPVVNSSVDGDTIVYKKEINLGIAVALDRGLIVPVIKRAGEINVLDLSRAIQDLASRARAKQLKPEEVQGGTFTITNPGVFGAQFGMPIISQPQVAIMGVGHIEKRVAVVDDMIAIRTKGYLSLGYDHRIIDGAVADEYMSYVKKALESFDSSAV; via the coding sequence ATGTCCGACGTCGTAATGCCCCAGATGGGCGAGTCGATCGCCGAAGGCACCATCGTCAGGTGGATCAAGAAGGTCGGCGATAGGGTCGATCGCGACGAGCCGTTGTTCGAGATTTCAACCGACAAGGTCGATGCCGAAATCCCATCGCCGTCGGCGGGCGTGCTGCTGGAAGTGCGGGCGAAGGAAGGCGAGACCGTCCCGGTGAATGCGGTCGTTGCGGTGATTGGCGAGGTGGGGGCGGTTGTCGCAACCGCCCCGGTCAAGGCGACGCAAGTTCCGCCGCCGTCGCCCGCCCCGGCTCCGGTACCCGCTGCTGCACCCGGGCCCGCTGCGACGGTGGCGCCCGCGGTCGTTGCGGCCGAGCCGGCCGCGTCGACTGGTGCCGGGCTGTCTGGCGACGAGTTGCGGCGCATAAAGTCGTCTCCGCTCGTGCGCAAGATCGCCGGCGAGCACAACGTTGACATCACGACGATTCCCGGCACCGGACTTGGCGGCCGCGTCACCAAGCAGGACATCCTCGCGCACATCAGTAAGGCGCCTGGCGACGCGACCGGCGTCGCACCGGCCGCCGCGCCACGCGCGGCGCCGGCCACGCCTCACTTGCCGGCATTCAAGCCAGGCGACAACGTCCAGGTTGTCCCGATGTCGGTGATGCGCAAGAAGATCGCCGAGCACATGGTGTACAGCAAGCGGACCTCAGCGCACGTGCACTCGGTGTTCGAGGTCGACTACACGCGCATCGTGAAGATCCGGGAGGCGAAGAAAGCCGAGTACGAGCGGCAGGGCGTCAAGCTCACCTTCATGTCGTTTCTGATGAAGGCGGCGGTCGACGCGCTCAAGGCCGTACCCGTCGTCAACAGTTCGGTTGACGGTGACACGATCGTCTACAAGAAAGAGATCAACCTCGGCATTGCCGTCGCGCTTGATCGGGGTCTGATCGTGCCGGTCATCAAACGGGCCGGGGAAATAAACGTGCTGGACCTGAGCCGCGCCATCCAGGACCTCGCGTCCCGCGCGCGAGCAAAACAACTCAAGCCCGAAGAGGTGCAGGGCGGGACGTTCACCATCACCAACCCCGGTGTGTTTGGCGCGCAGTTCGGGATGCCCATCATCAGCCAGCCGCAGGTGGCCATCATGGGCGTGGGCCACATCGAGAAACGCGTCGCCGTCGTCGACGACATGATTGCCATCCGGACCAAAGGGTACCTGTCGCTTGGGTACGACCACCGCATCATCGACGGCGCGGTGGCGGATGAGTACATGTCTTACGTGAAGAAGGCGCTCGAGAGTTTCGATTCGAGCGCGGTGTGA
- the lpdA gene encoding dihydrolipoyl dehydrogenase, protein MANQYDVIIIGAGTGGYPTAIRAAQLGLKAAVIERQKTLGGTCLNWGCIPTKALLEHAHALKIAQGAKEWGLVLGPEPPRIDMNQVQTRKDKIVTVLTRGIEYLFKKNGIDWIKGSGRLAGSGKVEVTGGETQVLTARQIVVATGSSARSVPGIELDRKRIITSDEAIFMREVPKSIVVMGSGPIGVEFATVFKRFGSDVTIVELLPHLVPLEDETISVELEKAFKKQGITFHTSTTVTAARAKADGVDLDMKMPDGSTQKLSAEYLLVATGRGPVTAGLGAEEAGVKLEKGYVWVDEQFRTSVADVSAIGDVITFGTPGHLQLAHLSTAEGIALAERLAGQPFHAINYDQVPKCTYCDPEISSVGLTEKQAVERGYDVRVGTFPFGALGRARIANETDGLVKIVADKKYDEVLGVHIIGPRATELVAEATLALRLESTVEELIRTIHAHPTMSEAVGEAAHATHGAAIHA, encoded by the coding sequence GTGGCCAACCAGTACGACGTCATCATCATCGGTGCCGGCACCGGCGGATACCCGACCGCGATCCGTGCCGCGCAGCTCGGCCTCAAGGCCGCCGTCATCGAGCGGCAGAAGACGCTCGGCGGCACCTGCCTGAACTGGGGCTGTATCCCCACGAAAGCGCTCCTCGAGCATGCCCATGCGCTCAAGATCGCGCAGGGCGCAAAGGAATGGGGACTGGTGCTCGGCCCCGAGCCGCCCCGCATCGACATGAACCAGGTGCAGACGCGGAAGGACAAGATCGTGACGGTCCTGACGCGCGGCATCGAGTACCTCTTCAAGAAGAACGGGATCGACTGGATCAAGGGCAGCGGGCGGCTGGCGGGCTCCGGCAAAGTCGAGGTAACCGGCGGCGAGACCCAGGTGCTCACTGCGCGCCAGATCGTCGTGGCCACCGGGTCGAGCGCACGGAGCGTGCCGGGCATCGAGCTCGACCGGAAGCGCATCATCACGAGCGACGAGGCCATCTTCATGCGCGAGGTGCCGAAGTCCATCGTCGTGATGGGCAGCGGACCGATTGGCGTCGAGTTCGCGACTGTCTTCAAGCGGTTCGGCAGCGACGTCACCATCGTCGAACTGCTGCCGCACCTGGTGCCGCTCGAAGACGAGACCATTTCGGTCGAACTGGAGAAGGCGTTCAAGAAGCAGGGCATCACGTTTCATACGTCGACCACCGTCACCGCCGCCCGGGCGAAGGCCGATGGCGTGGATCTCGACATGAAGATGCCGGATGGCTCGACGCAGAAACTGTCGGCCGAGTATCTGCTGGTGGCGACCGGACGCGGTCCCGTCACCGCCGGGCTTGGCGCCGAGGAAGCCGGCGTGAAGCTCGAAAAGGGCTACGTGTGGGTCGACGAGCAGTTCCGCACGAGCGTCGCCGACGTGTCGGCCATCGGTGATGTGATCACGTTTGGCACGCCCGGACATCTGCAACTCGCCCACCTGTCGACGGCCGAGGGCATCGCGCTGGCCGAGCGGCTGGCAGGCCAGCCGTTTCACGCGATCAACTACGACCAGGTGCCCAAGTGCACGTATTGCGATCCCGAGATCAGCAGCGTCGGCCTCACCGAAAAGCAGGCGGTTGAACGAGGCTATGATGTGCGGGTCGGGACGTTCCCGTTTGGCGCGCTGGGGCGAGCCCGGATCGCCAACGAGACCGATGGCCTCGTCAAGATCGTGGCCGACAAGAAGTACGACGAAGTGCTCGGCGTGCACATCATTGGACCGCGGGCAACGGAGTTGGTGGCCGAAGCCACGCTGGCGCTCCGGCTCGAGAGCACGGTCGAGGAACTGATTCGCACGATTCACGCGCACCCGACGATGTCCGAGGCGGTCGGCGAGGCCGCGCACGCGACGCACGGGGCGGCGATTCATGCGTGA
- a CDS encoding sigma-54 dependent transcriptional regulator: MASSMKTVLIVDDDEGMRDTLTAILHRDYRVLRASTGEHGLGVLNRETVDVILLDVRMPGINGLDVLRQVKETQRLVEVIMISAINEIETAVQAMKLGAYHYITKDFEYDAVLSLVRNACERLDLSRKVMTLSAQVADERERQFVQGPSVKMREIAELVRKVAGLSATVLILGESGTGKELIARMIHRESDRSDAPFLPVNLAAIPGELVESALFGHEKGSFTGAVRQQLGKFEIASGGTLFLDEIGELKPDVQAKLLRAIQESEIERVGGTRSIKVDLRIIAATNVDLEKAVREGRFREDLYYRINVIPLKVPPLRERIEDIPELALFFLSRYNAKFRKSIRGISDSALAVLQAYRWPGNIRELENLVERLVAVCDQDVIESENLPYEYHLESLVKPETATEALLDKACETFERNFVLRALEQSGWNVTATARTLGVPLSTLKHKMDRLDIRQIARKLRSI, translated from the coding sequence GTGGCGTCCAGCATGAAAACGGTCCTCATCGTCGACGATGACGAAGGGATGCGCGACACACTGACGGCGATCCTGCACCGCGACTACCGCGTGCTGCGGGCATCGACCGGCGAGCACGGGCTGGGCGTCCTTAATCGCGAAACCGTCGACGTGATCCTGCTGGACGTCAGGATGCCAGGCATCAACGGGCTGGATGTGCTGCGGCAGGTAAAGGAGACGCAGCGGCTGGTCGAAGTCATCATGATCTCGGCCATCAATGAAATCGAGACCGCCGTCCAGGCGATGAAGCTGGGCGCGTACCACTACATCACCAAGGATTTCGAGTACGACGCCGTCCTGTCTCTCGTGCGGAACGCGTGTGAGCGGCTCGATCTGAGCCGCAAGGTGATGACGCTCTCCGCGCAGGTGGCCGACGAGCGCGAGCGCCAGTTCGTCCAGGGCCCGAGCGTCAAGATGCGCGAGATTGCGGAACTGGTGCGCAAGGTGGCGGGGCTGTCTGCCACGGTCCTGATCCTCGGCGAGAGCGGCACCGGCAAGGAACTGATCGCGCGGATGATTCATCGCGAATCCGACCGGTCCGACGCGCCGTTCCTGCCGGTGAACCTCGCTGCGATTCCGGGCGAGCTGGTCGAGTCGGCGCTCTTCGGCCACGAGAAGGGGTCATTTACCGGGGCGGTCAGGCAGCAACTGGGCAAATTCGAAATCGCCTCTGGCGGAACGTTGTTTCTCGACGAAATTGGCGAACTGAAGCCCGACGTGCAGGCGAAGCTGCTGCGTGCCATCCAGGAATCCGAAATCGAACGCGTCGGCGGCACCAGATCGATCAAGGTGGATCTGCGAATCATCGCCGCGACCAACGTCGATCTCGAGAAGGCTGTACGGGAAGGCCGGTTCCGCGAGGATCTCTACTACCGGATCAACGTCATTCCGTTGAAGGTCCCGCCTCTGCGGGAGCGCATCGAGGATATCCCGGAGCTGGCGCTCTTCTTCCTCTCGCGCTACAACGCGAAATTCAGGAAATCGATCCGCGGGATCAGCGACTCGGCGCTGGCGGTGCTGCAGGCGTATCGATGGCCTGGCAACATCCGCGAACTCGAGAACCTCGTCGAGCGGCTGGTCGCGGTCTGTGATCAGGATGTGATCGAGAGCGAGAATCTGCCCTACGAGTACCACCTGGAGTCGCTCGTGAAGCCGGAGACCGCCACCGAGGCGCTGCTCGACAAGGCCTGTGAGACCTTCGAGCGCAATTTCGTCCTCCGGGCGCTGGAGCAGTCCGGCTGGAACGTGACCGCCACGGCCAGGACCCTCGGCGTGCCGCTGAGCACGCTCAAACACAAGATGGACCGCCTCGACATCCGCCAGATTGCCAGGAAACTGCGCAGCATCTAG
- a CDS encoding radical SAM protein, producing MQPSAFNVRVPLPTGDVFLMNTLTDAQLVVSSDAARLVEQPSDADANAANSGEDVRDALATFTEHGFLVQDHASEQAALALRFREFREDTSQLRITILTTLQCNFACEYCYQGDRVDAGRPAPTMSIETSAQVAAWIASQLDAVGPRRLVLTFFGGEPLLNTAAMFDLAERCWQATQARGVQQLVNIITNGLLLSPEIVDRMLPFRLNGVKVTLDGDRATHDRVRPTRGGHGTFDRIIANIRRVADKTPIAIGGNFDAATAERYPALLDFLKDQEFAGRISKVAFKPVIAPKSAQTPTGLIPLTAVGPDRQPLNGSCMSVAGSGSAGVSACDSCHFADEQMAMLREETKRRGFPTADGVHMGPCELYRRHSHTIGPDGSLYACPGFTGDNALAVGHISAGTDGVQSEVASRFERLAPWRQCGDCSFIPVCGGGCAVASHAELGDMEAPSCHKRAFESALVSLAEDAVSALAGGVQ from the coding sequence ATGCAGCCCTCCGCGTTCAACGTTCGAGTGCCCCTGCCGACGGGCGACGTGTTCCTGATGAACACCTTGACCGACGCGCAGTTGGTCGTCTCGAGCGACGCGGCGCGACTGGTCGAACAGCCGAGCGACGCCGACGCGAATGCGGCGAACTCTGGCGAGGACGTGCGCGATGCGCTCGCGACGTTTACCGAACACGGATTCCTCGTCCAGGATCACGCCTCCGAGCAGGCGGCCCTGGCGTTGCGCTTCAGAGAGTTCCGCGAAGACACCTCGCAGTTGCGCATCACGATTCTGACCACGCTGCAGTGCAACTTCGCCTGTGAATACTGCTACCAGGGCGACCGCGTGGATGCCGGACGTCCGGCCCCGACGATGTCGATCGAGACCTCGGCCCAGGTTGCGGCGTGGATCGCCAGCCAGCTAGATGCGGTCGGTCCCCGCCGGCTGGTGCTCACCTTCTTCGGCGGCGAACCGCTGCTGAACACCGCCGCGATGTTCGACCTCGCCGAGCGCTGCTGGCAGGCGACTCAGGCGAGAGGCGTGCAGCAACTGGTCAACATCATCACCAACGGCCTGCTTCTGTCTCCCGAGATCGTCGACCGGATGCTGCCGTTCAGGCTGAACGGCGTCAAGGTGACACTCGACGGCGACCGCGCCACCCACGATCGGGTGCGACCGACACGCGGGGGCCACGGCACCTTCGATCGCATCATCGCCAACATCCGGCGCGTGGCCGACAAGACGCCGATCGCGATTGGCGGCAACTTCGACGCCGCCACGGCTGAGCGCTATCCCGCGCTGCTCGACTTCCTCAAGGACCAGGAGTTCGCCGGCCGCATCTCGAAGGTCGCGTTCAAGCCGGTGATTGCGCCAAAGTCCGCGCAGACGCCGACAGGGTTGATTCCGCTGACGGCCGTGGGACCAGATCGCCAGCCGCTCAACGGCTCATGTATGAGCGTTGCGGGCAGCGGCAGCGCCGGGGTTTCGGCGTGCGACAGCTGCCACTTCGCCGACGAGCAGATGGCGATGCTGCGCGAAGAGACCAAGCGGCGCGGCTTCCCCACCGCCGACGGCGTGCACATGGGCCCGTGCGAGCTGTACCGGCGGCACTCTCACACGATCGGACCGGACGGATCACTCTACGCGTGCCCCGGCTTTACCGGCGACAACGCGTTGGCGGTTGGCCACATCAGCGCCGGAACCGACGGCGTGCAGTCCGAGGTGGCCTCACGTTTTGAGCGGCTCGCGCCCTGGCGCCAGTGCGGCGACTGCTCGTTCATTCCGGTGTGCGGAGGCGGTTGCGCGGTCGCCTCCCACGCGGAACTTGGTGACATGGAAGCGCCGTCGTGTCACAAGCGTGCGTTTGAATCGGCGTTGGTTTCGCTGGCGGAAGATGCCGTCAGCGCTTTGGCTGGAGGGGTACAATGA
- a CDS encoding ABC transporter substrate-binding protein, translating into MDDQRPTRGQQVARRPRTPWEGAGSCYARAICIASGIVWALSALACVSATPPPPAAGPATIVIGIPQSRQLDPLHGVRSLANWLALERLTGNDASGRTSPRLVESWSEVDNGLTWRLVLKSQLRYQDGTPLVAADVKRQIDEARGVPAGQTLRVCVPDIRDISVAGDREVVIRLNRRCAFLLDDLDMTITRPAVENRPDVGTGPFAITSSTRDEIVLGANPYYYLGKPAISRVVVKAYDTLRTAWAEMMRGHVDFLWEVGPDTAEFLRDQSSVQVRSYLSYYAYTIIMNSARPIFRDPTVRRALNIGVNRAELLQQALKGQGLAGDDAVWPSFWARDSSVPTWRYDPAKAAGLLETARRGSGIRTSGLKAGAPALEFTCLLPANFAIYERLALLVQRQLRLVNVEMRIEALPADVYNRRIAIGDFDAVLTNLVGGPYRTIHYWFWHSPGVSKRWNFWGYQDAAVDAALEQMRDAPDDNGTRTAMRALSLALRENPPAIVLAWGDTVQAVSRRFALPDGAAGRDALHSLSRWRMRNPGGVLP; encoded by the coding sequence TTGGATGATCAGCGTCCCACCAGAGGACAGCAAGTAGCGCGGCGACCACGCACACCCTGGGAGGGGGCAGGCAGTTGCTACGCCCGCGCGATTTGCATCGCCTCGGGCATCGTCTGGGCACTGTCTGCCCTCGCGTGCGTATCCGCCACGCCGCCCCCGCCGGCTGCGGGGCCGGCCACCATCGTCATCGGCATTCCGCAAAGCCGCCAGCTCGATCCCTTGCACGGCGTTCGCTCCCTCGCCAACTGGCTCGCACTCGAACGACTCACCGGCAACGATGCCAGCGGCAGAACGTCTCCGCGACTCGTCGAGAGCTGGTCGGAAGTCGACAACGGCCTGACCTGGCGTCTCGTACTCAAGTCGCAACTGCGGTATCAGGACGGTACGCCGCTCGTGGCCGCCGACGTCAAGCGCCAGATCGATGAGGCGCGCGGTGTTCCAGCCGGTCAGACACTCAGGGTGTGCGTGCCCGATATCAGGGACATCTCGGTCGCTGGCGATCGCGAGGTCGTGATTCGGCTGAACCGCCGATGCGCGTTCCTGCTCGACGATCTGGACATGACCATCACCCGGCCGGCCGTCGAGAACCGCCCGGATGTCGGGACGGGCCCGTTTGCGATCACCTCGTCGACCAGGGACGAGATCGTGCTGGGGGCGAACCCGTACTACTATCTCGGCAAGCCTGCGATCAGCCGGGTTGTCGTCAAGGCGTATGACACGCTGAGAACCGCATGGGCCGAAATGATGCGCGGCCATGTCGATTTCCTGTGGGAGGTCGGGCCGGACACGGCCGAGTTCCTGCGTGACCAGTCGAGCGTCCAGGTGCGTTCGTATCTCAGCTACTACGCCTACACGATCATCATGAACTCGGCGCGGCCAATCTTCCGCGATCCCACGGTGCGACGGGCGCTGAACATCGGCGTCAACCGCGCGGAACTGCTGCAGCAGGCGCTCAAGGGCCAGGGCCTGGCCGGCGACGATGCCGTCTGGCCTTCGTTCTGGGCGCGCGATAGCAGCGTGCCGACATGGCGGTACGACCCGGCCAAAGCGGCCGGCCTGCTTGAAACCGCCCGCCGCGGCAGTGGCATTCGGACCAGCGGGTTGAAAGCCGGAGCGCCGGCGCTCGAGTTTACATGCCTGTTGCCGGCGAACTTCGCGATCTATGAACGCCTGGCGTTGCTGGTTCAACGCCAACTGCGGTTGGTCAACGTCGAGATGCGGATTGAGGCGCTGCCCGCAGATGTCTACAACCGGCGCATCGCGATCGGCGATTTCGACGCGGTGCTGACCAACCTGGTCGGTGGGCCATACCGGACGATTCACTACTGGTTCTGGCATTCGCCGGGGGTTTCGAAGCGCTGGAACTTCTGGGGCTATCAGGATGCAGCCGTCGACGCGGCGCTCGAGCAGATGCGCGATGCGCCAGACGATAATGGCACACGCACCGCGATGAGGGCGTTGAGTCTCGCGCTTCGTGAGAACCCGCCGGCAATCGTGCTGGCATGGGGCGACACGGTTCAGGCCGTCAGCCGCCGGTTCGCACTACCGGACGGCGCGGCGGGCCGGGATGCGCTTCACAGCCTGAGCCGGT